GGGTCTTCACGACTGGCATTGCGCAAAATGACCGTCCGGCTGAAATGGATACTGGGCCCCGTTTCAACTTCCAGGCCGGACTGTCTCATGATGGCGATCGATTTCTGGAAATCATCCCGGCCAACGTGAAAAGTCGGTTCTGCCAGAAGCGCCCGGCCGTCTGGCTTGAGCAGCGAGTAAATCTCGCCCAGGAATTTCGCCTGATCGGGCACCTCGTGAAGCATGTAGAAGACCAGGATGAAATCGAATGTTTCGGCCAGGCCGATCGCGTCGACCCGGCACAAATGGAAGGTCACCCTATCGCCCAGGCCGGCATCAACCATTTTCTTCCTTGCCTTTTCGAGCATCCCCTGCTGCAGGTCGACCGCGACCACTTTTCCCGATTTGC
This genomic interval from Candidatus Aminicenantes bacterium contains the following:
- a CDS encoding class I SAM-dependent methyltransferase, with the protein product MEPDKKHRVCPVEHAGVLDFSLRKLAHNPKRILRPHVKAGMAVLDLGCGPGFFTVEMARLVGKSGKVVAVDLQQGMLEKARKKMVDAGLGDRVTFHLCRVDAIGLAETFDFILVFYMLHEVPDQAKFLGEIYSLLKPDGRALLAEPTFHVGRDDFQKSIAIMRQSGLEVETGPSIHFSRTVILRNASREDPGKQEPR